CGTTCATCGTCTTGCATCCGATAAATGTTGCGATCAACGGCTTCTTCCGGCTTCAATTTCTTAGTCACACCATCTAAACCGGCTTGGAGAATCCCGGCGATGGCTAAGTATGGATTAGCGGTTGGATCAACTGACCGCAGTTCCAGTCGCGTGGACAATCCACGAGATTGTGGCACACGAATCAACGGTGACCGGTTCTTGCCTGACCAAGCAACATAAACTGGCGCTTCAAAACCAGGAACCAAACGCTTGTAGGAGTTCACAGTTGGGTTATTAATAGCGGTTAAAGCATAAGCGTGACGCAGAACCCCGGCGAGAAAATGCATGGCAGTTTCGCTCAACTGGTCATCCGTATTGGCATCGAAGAAAGCATTGCCCTTGTCATGGAAAAGACTCATGTTGATATGCATCCCACTACCGTTAATACCGTGGAGTGGTTTTGGCATGAAGGTTGCATAAAGCCCATGCTTGCGGGCAATCGTTTTAACCACAAGTTTAAAGGTTTGAATGTTGTCAGCAGCTTCTAAGGCATCAGCATACTTGAAGTCAATTTCATGCTGGCCTGGCGCAACTTCATGGTGAGAAGCTTCGACTTCAAAGCCCATTTTTTCGAGTTCAAGGACGATATCACGCCGACAGTTTTCGCCTAAATCTAATGGTGCAAAATCAAAGTAGGAGCCCTTGTCGTTCAACTGAGTCGTCGGATTGCCATTTTCATCCATCTTAAACAGGAAGAATTCTGGTTCTGGTCCAATATTAAATGAAGTAAAACCAGCCTCCTTCATTTCGTTCACGACCCGAATCAAGTTATTCCGTGGATCACCAGCAAAAGGACTGCCATCAGGACGATGAACGGAGCAGATCAAACGCGCAATCTTACCGTGATCGTTTTCCCAAGGGAACAATAACCATGTGTCGAGATCCGGAAACAGTAGCATATCACTTTCTTCGATCCGGACAAAGCCATCAATCGAGGAGCCATCAAAGGTGATCTTGTTATTGAGGACCTTCTCCAATTGAGAAATTGGGACCTCAACGTTCTTAACGATTCCGTTAATGTCAGTGAACATCAGGCGCAGGAACAAAACATTTTCATCCTTAACAGTCTGACGAATCTCATCAGCGGTAATTGTTTTTCTTGCCATATACGTGAACTCCTATCTTTAGTGTGATTGGCGGAAACCTATGGCTGGACCGGGATCGGGACTCTGGTTCAGTCGACTCTGGTTTAACAACTCGTCTCGCAGTACTTGCCGCACTTCGGCATCGCTGTCTTCATGATGTCGGGGATGCTTGAGTCGCTTTACGTCGGCAAGCGTGAAACCGTCTGCCATTTGACTGCGAATCTCAAGCAATTCATTAACATTATTCAGCGAGTATGTCCGATGATTACCAGCGTTTCGTGCAGGTTGAACCAACCCTTGCGCTTCATAATAACGAATCTGGCGCGCGGTTAAATCAGTCAATAACATGACTGTACCAATCGGCAGAACCGATCGCGTTCTCAGATCAGCGATCTCAGCCATAGGCATCCTCCTTTACAACAATGTCAGGTTATCAAACCATATAAGGCGTGTCAACGGCAGATGTAAGCTTTTCTGACATTCAAATAAAAAGATACCCTTTTTTTGTTTTCAAAATGAAGATGCCATAGACCAATAAATAAAAAGACGGTCATCATCTCTGGTAAAGCGCAACCGTTTCCAACCGCTATGTCGCTATCATCCCACCACCAATCACATCATCACACTGCCGGCTCAGACTGTTGGCACGAATAGAAGGCATCGAAGACACAGTCTTTGAAGTCACTCTAAAAATTTTCCGTTTAACATTATGTTAAAATCAACTGAATCTATTTTGAAAGGAACTCGCAGGCATGCACTTATATATCGGCTACTCAGAAAAAGTAGCAGCAAGGATACTGCCCACCAATTGGCGTTGTTTAACTGCGGCACCGTTAGCTGCCTTTGGCGCAGCAATCATCGATGCTTCTGACACTGCAACGCTCACTCAGCTTGTGGCCAGCCAATTACCCTTACCAACTTTTATCATCGGCCAGATACCAATCAGTCACACTGGTCAGCTGACAGTCACCAACATCGATACACTTAATACCGCAACAATGGCTCAGATTACTGCTGCTGCACAAGCTTATGAGCAAACCATGGTACCAGCATTCATTCGCGACTTACTGGACTATGCGAAGGCGGACCCAACCAGCTTTGCGACTCCTGGCCACCACAGCGGTCACTACGACGACTTAGCACCAGCAGGTTACTTACTTCATCAGGCTTACGGCCCAACTTTCTTCGCTAGCGATACCAGCGATGTCGTCACTTCTTTGGGCGATATGTTAACACATGGGGGCACCCCGCTAGCTGCCGAAGAAGCGACCGCGCAGTTATATCATGCCGATGAAACTTATTTTGTGACCAACGGCACGACTGGATCGAATAACATTGTGGCCAGTGCATTGCTCACGCCAGGCGATTTGGTTTTATTCGATCGGAATAACCACAAATCTTTTTATAACGCGGCACTTGTCCAAAATGATGCCCGCCCGGTTTATTTGGATACACTTCGAACGAAACGTGGGTTGATTGGTCCGATCGATTTACAGAATCTAACCCATGAAAGTTTGCGACAAATGGCGGTAGCGGTGGCTCCCGAAAAGGCACATCAATCGCGGCCATTTCGACTGACAATTCTTGAACTAGAAACCTTTGATGGCATTGTGCCAAATGTCCGTCAGTTAATCGATCTTTTTGGGCCTTTAACCGACTACATTGCTTTCGATGCTGCTTGGGGTGGTTATGAGCCGTTTATTCCAGCAATGACGCCCATGGATCCCCTGCAGGTACCGCTTGCGCCGACTGACCCTGGTATCATCGTCACCCAAAGTGTCCACAAACAGCAATCCGGGTTTGGCCAGGCATCACAGATTCATAAAAAAGATGCCCATATTAAGGGACAAGCGCGATATGTCGGTCACGAACAGTTCAACCACGCGTACTTAAAACATGTTACGACCAGCTACAATTATCCGCTTTACGCGTCATTAGTCGCCAACACTGCCATTAATCAAGGTGCTCGCGGACAAAAAATCTGGCAAGATGCCATTCGAGCAGCACTCGGCTTTCGCCGCTCGCTCAACGATTCGCGACTCTTTTCTGCTTACGAACCGCCTGAGTTGACAACTTTGCCTGCTGATCAGGCCATTCAGACTGCTGAGGCTTGGTCCATGACGCCACAAGCTGCATGGCATCAACTCGCAGGCCTTCAACCTGATCAAGCATTTCTTGATCCAGGTAAAGTGACCGTGCTATTACCTGACACAGCCGCATTTGGCATCAGCGGTTGGTTAGTAGATCGTTATTTACTTGACCACGGCATTATTCCGGAAAAAGCCGACCTAAATAGCCTGCTTTTTTTAGTGACGCCGGGAACCGCTCGAACAGACTGGCAACGATTGCGCCAAGTGTTAGCCCAGTTTGAAACCGATTATTTTGTAAATAAAACCGTTGCTGAAAGTTTGCCAAAATTAGTCGCTGAAACTGGCGAGGCGTATGCACATCAAACATTACGCGAACTAAGTCAGACCATGTCGGACTTTTTCCGAGAAGCGCACCTAACTGAGCAACAACGTGACTTGTTTACCAACACCAACGCCATCCCCACTGCCATGACCCCGCAAGCCGCCGATCGTTATTTTGTTCGCGGTCAAATTGACACCATCCCTCTGGAGCAAGCCACGGGCCGTATCGCAGTCGACGGCGCGCTGCCCTATCCGCCCGGAATCTTTGTGGTTGTCCCTGGCGAACGCTGGCGACCGGAAGCGATCAGTTACTTTCAAACACTTTTTGAAGGTATACGGCACTTCCCCGGCTTTACCCCAGAAATCCAAGGCGTTATCGCTCGTGCAGGTGGTCAGCCATATGTTCATGTTGTGCATGAACAACTTTCATAGCCGTCAAAAAACGCGATCAATTAGCTTGATCGCGTTTTTTTGCTTAGCCTATTCTAGTTATCAAAGAAAGTGGACTGCGCGGCTCCCATGGTCGCCAATTTAATATGCGCATAGGTTAGCCCGCCTTGCAGGTATAACGTATATGGCGGGCGCAACGGGCCATCACCGGAAAATTCAATCGTTGAGCCAGCAACGAATGTGCCGCCTGCCATAATGACTTGATCCTCATAACCGGCCATTTTTTCCGGAATCGGCGTCACAAAGCTGTCAACTGGCGAGTTTGCTTGAACAGCCTTAGCAAATTTCACCATGTCATCGGCATTGCCGAAGTTGACTGTTTGAATCAAATCGGTTCGCGGTGCATCCCAAGCAGGTGAGACGTCCAGCCCCAGTTTAGCAAATAAGGCTGCTTCGAAAATGGCGCCTTTAATGGCATTCCCTGTGGTTTGCGGCGAAATGAAGAAGCCTTGATACATGTCAGCCAACGCACCGACTGTGGCCCCTTCAGCCCCGCCAAGACCCGGTACCGTGAACCGATAACTGATGCGGTCAATCAGATCCTTTTTACCGACAATATAACCGCCAGTTTTGGCCATGCCACCGCCTGCGTTTTTAAACAACGAGCCGGCCATGACATCAGCACCGACTTCCAATGGTTCCTTGGTTTCCGAGAACTCGCCATAGGCATTATCGACAAAGATCCAGACATTCGGCAAAACACTGCGAACAACCTTGATCATCGCAGCGATCTGATCGACGGTGAAAGAATCGCGGGTTGCATAACCGCGAGATCGCTGAATGGCAACCACTTTGGTCTTATCGTTCAACCGCGCTTTGACAGCATCATCGTCTACCGCCCCGTTTGGCAGCAGGTCAACATAATCAACACCAATGCCATATTCTTGCGGCGCGCCAATCCCGTTGCCAGCTAAGCCTAGTACTTCCTGCAGGGTATCGTACGGCTTACCGGTGATGTACACAATATCGTCACCTGGCCGAACCAAGCCTAATAAGGCAACGCCAATTGCATGCGTACCAGAAACAAATTGCGGCCGCACCAGTGCATCTTCGCCGCCCAAAACATCGGCGTAGATGGCCTCCAAGACATCGCGGCCTTCATCATTATGACCATAACCGGTTGATCCGGTTAGATAACTTTCTGCCACATGATGGTTTTGAAAACTTGTTAAAACCTTATTCTGATTCTCCAAGATGCGCGCATCAATTTTTGCCAGTTGTGGCGCGATCTGTGCGTCAACTTCTTTAACCATTGTCTGTAATTTTGGATCAAACTTATCCATCCAACTCATGATACTTTTCTCCTTTAAGTGAGCGCGAACAGGCGCGTTTAGAAATCGGCGCATAGATGGGCGTCAACCAGATTTGCTCGAAACTGAACCTAGCCAATCTGGTTGACGGCCTTCATATCCAAATTGATACGACTGTATTCGCGTTAACGTTGTTTAAGCCACTGTTGCACCAACGTAACAATGGCATTTTTGTCTTCCGGATGCGCGACCAGATCAAACCAATGGGTCGGCATCTGATTGCGAAAATAGGTCAGCTGCCGTTTAGCAAAATGCCGGGAATGTTGCTTAATCAGTGCAACACAATTCGCCAATTCAGCCTGACCGTGAAGATATGGCACTAGCTCTTTGTAGCCGATAGCCTGCATGGCCTGTGCATCTGCTGGCACGGTTTTTAATAGCTGCTCAACTTCAGCGAGTAACCCGGCCTGCATCATCGCATCCACCCGTGCATTAATTCGATCATACAAAACGGTTCGGTCCGTGGTTAAGCCAATGACCAAGGTCGAGAACAACGGCTCTGGTTGTGGCTGGTCAGAAAAGCGCCGTCCGGTTAATTCACCGACTTCTAAGGCACGAATCACCCGCCGCGTATTGGCCGGCGCAATTTGTTGCGCAGCATCTGGGTCGCGCTGTGCCAATTGCTGCCACAACCATGATTGACCGTTTGTTGCTAGCGCCACCTGCCAGCGCTGCCGAATAGCTGTCGGCGGCGCCTTCCCGCCTAAAGGCAGATTTAAGCGCAAACTATTAAGATAAAAACCGGTACCGCCTACCAGAATCGGTAATTGTTGCCGATCAGCCACCGTATCAATCATGGCCGTCGCTGCCTTTTTAAACTTGGCGACCGAGTATGCGACGGTAGGGTCAGCGATATCCAATAAATGGTGTGGCACCCCTTGCATCTCTTTTGGCGTGATTTTCGCCGTTCCAATGTCCATGTGGCGATAAATCTGATAGGCGTCGCCGTTAATCACTTCACCGTGTAGCTGCTGGGCTAAATAAACGCCGAGGTCACTTTTTCCAACAGCTGTCGGTCCGACAATCATGACAATCCGTTTGGCTGGTTTATCCATTTCATTAAGCTCCGATAGTATAGTATAATAAAAACAGTATCATAGATCATTAATCAGGGGGGATTTTCATGAAACATAAATTTGCTCGTGGCTTTTTTGTTGGCACGCTAATGACCCTTGGCGCAATTGCCGGTAGCGTTTTTGCCTTTAAGAAAAACTATATCGAACCTGTGGAAACTAAGGTCGATGAAATTAACGATAACCGGCGTAAAGCTAACCGTAAGCGTTTCTCAGCTCATCAAGGTTAAGCAACACCAGCTGTTAATAGCGGTATGTTCATAATGAGCGCCGCTATCAGCAAAAAAGCAATCGACAAGTTCGATTGCTTTTTTCTTGCGCTTATGTAGCGGCTAATAGTTAGTCGGGCTCTTTTTTGTTTTGCCTGACCAGTTATCATAGCCGCCTTTTAGCCAACTGATTTTTTCGAAACCATTCTTGCGTAAACGCCGAGCAGCACGCAAGGAGAGCACGCCAGTTTTGTCATAGAGATAAACCGGCAGATCTTGACGCATTTCACCCATCCGTTCACGCAACTGCGTATAAGGAATATCGCGGGCACCGAGAATATGGCCCGCTTTGAATTCGTTACGCTCGCGTAAGTCAATAATCTGTGCTTTACGCATGGTATGTTCAAAGTCATCCGGCGTGATCTCGCCGCCGATAGCCTTAAACCGTGATTTTTGATAGTAACTCCACAACCAGTTGAAACCCCAATAAATCAGAAACAATCCAACAAAAATTAACAGATAAGTTAACACGTGTATGACTCCTTCTTCCGCTTACTTAAGTGCAAGGCTGGCAGCTCCGATAACGCCAGCAGTGTTACCTAGCGTTGCCAGACGCAGACTTGTTGTTTCCCGAACATTCGGGAACGTATTTTCCTTGAAATACTTATCAACTCGCTTCAGCAAAAAGTCGCCTGCTGCTGAAACGCCGCCACCAATGACGATGAATTTCGGATTCAGCAGATTGCCGACATTTGCCAATGCCAAGCCAAGAAAGTAGCTAACCCGGTCAACAATCATCAACGCAAGTTTGTCGCCGGTTTTGGCAAGATCAAAAACAATTTTGCTAGAAATCTCATCGCCATCATCTAACGTCTGCTTCAATTTGGAGTCGCCAGCGAATTCTTCAGCCATATCCCGGGCCACCCGGACAACGCCAGTCGCACTGGCTACAGTTTCGAGACAACCGCGTTTGCCGCAAGTACAGAGATAACCATTCACCGGATCAACAGTCACGTGTCCGAGTTCGCCTGCTGAGCCTGCAACACCATGCAATAAGTTACCATCGGCAATAATGCCGCCGCCAACGCCTGTGCCAAGCGTTACGAAAGTTACATTGGCGTCATTTTCGCCAGCGCCTTTCCAACGTTCGCCCAAGGCAGCCACATTGGCGTCGTTATCAATACTAAAGGGAATCCCAGTACCAGCCTCAATATCCTTCTTAGCCTGCTGCAAGGTTTTCCAATTCAAGTTGTAAGCGCCAATTACCGTGCCTGCTTCAATATCAACTGAACCAGGTGAGCCCATACCGATACCGACAAAATCATTCGGTGTCATGTTGTAGAGTTTGAGATGTTCGTTGATCGAATCAATGATATCCGGCAAGATGTGACTGCCTTCATCCAAAATATTAGTATCGATACTCCAGCGCTGTTGAATCTCACCATCAGTGGTTAAGATCGCGAATTTAACCGTTGTGCCGCCCAAATCGACACCAATTAATTTTTTGTCATTCATTTTTGTCATTCCTCCGTTTTTCGGCGGGCAGTGGCAGCTCATGATTTAAAGGATGTGCCTCTTCTTGCGCGTGTGCATGCCGCAGCACGACTTTTGCATTCAGGTAAACCTTGTCATCAATGAGCTGCGCTTTGTGCAGCCGATCTAATTCAAGTGCAGCCAGTTCGATATCCCACTCACGCTTGCCAACATGAATGAACGTACCAAACCCCTTTAATAATTGCAGAACATCATAGTAAGTTTTCATACTAGCCTGCGTTAAATCCTAAGAAAAGCAACGCGCCCAGTCCGAAGAGCAAGGTGACAGCTGAAGCAATCCGCCGCGGTGTCCCCATGCGACCAAGTGCCGGAGCACCCAACATGCCTGCTGCAAGAAAGCCACCAAGCAAACCGCCAATGTGACCAAAAATATCAATGCCGCTGGAAAACAGATTAAACAGTAAGTTCAAGCCAACCAACAGTAAGAATTGGCGCGCCAACTGACGAATCACTGGATTTTCTTTGAAGCTGTCGCCGAGCATCAAGCAAGCACCGAGCAAACCGAAAATTGCTGTGCTGGCACCTGCCGCAAGTGTGTTGGGACTAAAGGCAAAACTCGCGACATTACCGGCAAAACCCGAAATAAAGTACAACAGAAAGAATCGCCAATGGCCAAATAGTTGTTCCGTCATTTGTCCCAAATAATACAATGAGAAACCGTTAACCAGAATGTGCATTAAGCCGATGTGGACAAATACTGGTGTCATCAATCGCCACCACTGACCATACAAAATCAAAGGATTCAGCCGCGCGCCGTAGAAAACCAACACGCTATTATTGGTACTGCCACCAGAGAAAGTCTCCAAAAGGAAGACCAAAATGGTAACCGCTAAAATAGCATTGGTCACATAAGCTGAATTTTGCAGCCGAGAGCGCCAGTTTGAATAATTCATAGTTTCCTTTCTAACCCATCTGCCAAGCAGACAGGAACTGCTTGCCGTATGCCGAGCCTGCCGCACCAATCCGCTAAAAAAACAACAGGTCCGCCTGTTGTTTTTCGCACCGTCAGAAGCGTTGGCCAAACACTTGGCGGCCATGTTCTTGTAGTAGTTTAGCATTTTTTGCACACGCTGCCAACACGATCAGCCGTTAACTGTCTTCTGATGAATCGAATAATCCTTATCTTCTTTGATGTTGTTCATCTGATAGAAGTCAGTAAACATTTCTTTGGCAATCTGCAGTTGATAAGGCGTGGTGGTTTCAGCCTTCAGATTCGGGATAATCACTGCAATCGCAATCTTTGGATCCTTCGCTGGTGCATACCCAACGAAACTTTCCGTGATGGTTTCAGTGAGCGCTGAATCTTTGGACTCACGAGCAAACCCTTGAGCAGTCCCGGTTTTCCCGGCAACGCCCGGATTCAAGGTATTCAGCGAAGTCGCTGTAGTCCAACCGTTTGTGCCATGCACAACCTGCCACATTCCTTGCTTAACTAGGTTAATCTGATCTTGCGTATTGTCGATTTTTGAAGTAACGGAAGGCTGAGTTGAGGTTAACACCGGACCGCTACTGCCATCGCTCAGTGTTTGGCTAATACTGTTCACTAAGAATGGTTTCATCCGATAACCGTTGTTGGCAATGGCGCTGATATACTGCAGCATCTGAATAAGTGTGTAGTTATCATAGTTCCCGTAAGACAAATCCAACGCCGAACCGACAAGCAAATTGCCTGATGAATCATGCGTATTGCCTTCTAACCCTGCAATCTCACCGGGCAAGTCAATCCCGGTTTTGAGACCTAATCCGAATTGGTTAAAGTAGCCGCGCATTTTGCTAAAAATATCCGAATTCAATTTCAGATAATTATTTGGCGAGTATGCATAGTGGCCTTCTTTCATGGCCAGCCACATCATGTAAATGTTACTGGAAACTTCCAGCGCAGAGGCTGCATCCAATGAACTGAAGGTACCGACCGGGTAAACAGATTTCTTGACTGGTGTACCAGGCAAGTAAATCGGTGTATCAGCTTGAGTATTAGAATTGACGGTAATCACGCCGTCTTGCAAGGCGCCTAGCACCGTGGCACCCTTAACCGCTGACCCAACAACAAATGCGCGGTTGATAACGCCAAGTGCATCATCTTCAACCTTATGTGTCTGAACATCCTGATGCTGACCCGCCATGGCGAGGATACGACCCGTATTTGGATCCATCGCAACCGCGTAAGCACCGTCTGACAAGCTGCCCGCACCAGCAGATCGAATCGAACTGAAGGTGTCACTCAAAGACTTTTCGACTTTCTTCTGATAATCCGAATCGATCGTCAGATTCAAATTGGCGCCTTGTTGCCCCTTGAACTTGGAAACAGATTGAATAATCTGGTTGTTATTCCCGATTTCAACCTGCGTTTGACTCTTGGAACCCTTCAGAACATTTTCATATGCCTTTTCAAGGTAACTGGTGCCGACCCGGTCATTCCGAGCATAGCCATTTGCCAAATATGCCTGTAGTTGGTCAGCTGGCAACCCTGACTTTTCGTTGGAAACTTGTCCAATGATTGACGTCATAGAGTCACCGTTCGGATAAGATCGCTCCCAGTCAGTCCCAAGGTTCACCCCAGGCATCTGCGTCAAGCGCTCACCGACAACCGCGACTTCATGTGCCGTCACGTCCTGATTCTTAAGGTAGACAGTCGATAGCTGAGTGGCGCCATTCATAATTTTGTAAAGGCCGGCTGCTTCTTTTTGAGTCGCCGTAAAGGTTGGCATGTGTTGACGCACGTAAGCGACCTCATACTTGTACAATTCGTCAGCTTTGTCTGTCGGCAGATCTTGAATTTTCTTTGGCAGTTTGGAAACAATCTGTTTTGAAACTTTCGTTGGTGCCAAATAGTAGTCAATATAATCGCGCTTGGTAAGATTGTCTTCAGGCTTGTCAATAAGCTTGGCAAGCTGATTAGCAATGTCATACATCTGCTGCGATTTAGCCCCAACACTCTTAGTGTAAGTGATGGCATTATTCGCCTTATTCGTCACTAGAGCACGGCCCTTGCTATCAAAAATAAGCCCACGAGGCACATTGCCGGTGACCACTGTTTTGTTGGTGCGATCGACTTCAGCAGCCAACCGCGGGCCATTTAAAATCTGCAAATAAGCCAGCTGTGCAACTAAGGCTGCCAGCAGGAGAAACGCAATAAAAAATAATAAATTTAAGCGAAACGGAATTTGACTCTTGTTCCGTTTGGGTTGCGGTGTACGAATGTACTTCACCTAAAATTGCTCCTTCAGAATTTCTATCTTATAAAGTGTAGCAAAGAACCAGTCAAAACGCCATGACACGTGTCTTATGATATGCTTGAGATACGGAAGACGACACCTAAAATGCCGGAATTAATCTTATTTTAGAAGTTGGTGGACACTTGTGCGACAACGTTGGTTGAAAAATTATCCGCTGATCCTCAGTTTTCTTTTACCGGGACTGCTCGTCGGCCTTTATTTTGCAATCCGTGGCACCTTTCCATTTGGATCAAGCAGTGTGTTGACAGTGGATTTGGGACAGCAATATATCGATTTCTTCGCTTACTTGCGGCAAACCTTGCTCGGCCATCCTGGCCAACTTTTTTATGCCTTCAATAAAGCACTTGGCGGTGACATGTACGGGGTCTTTGCCTACTATTTGCTTAGCCCATTCAACTGGCTAGTTGTGTTGTTTCCAGCAGATATGCTGGATGTCGCTGCCTTCTTAATCACGGTGTTGAAAATCAGCACCATCGGCTTCACCATGGGTTGGTACGCTAAACGTCACGCCATCCACGGCATGATGATTCCGGCGTTTGGGTTAGCCTATGCTTTGAGTGGCTGGCTGTTGGCCAACAGCTTTAATTTGATGTGGCTGGATGCTGCAATGCTACTGCCGCTCATTATTGACAGTGTTGAAATACTATTCAAAGGCGGCCGCGTTATGGCCTATATTGGCTGGCTCGCCGCGGCTCTCATCATTAATTTTTATACCGGCTATATGATTGCCTTGTTTTTAATCCTGTATGCCATTTACTGGCTCATTGCCCATACCTCAACATGGCAGCATTTTTGGCGATCTGGACTGCGGTTTATCGGCGCCAGCGGGTTAGCTGGGATGATCAGTGCGGTTGTGCTATTGCCCACCTGGTTTCAACTGTCCCAGTCAAAAGGCACATACACCGTGGCGACGATACGTTGGCGCTTTGAATATGCGCCAACAAGGTTTTTGAGTAAAATGCTGCCAGGCAGTTTTAACTTTGACCAAATGCCATCCGGTTATCCCAACTATTACATTGGTGCTTTAGGATTTGTACTGGTTGTCCTCTTTTTCCTATCCAAAAGTCATCCTTGGCGCCAAAAATTGGCAGCGGCTGGCGTGACAATTGTGTTAATCCTATCGTGC
This genomic window from Lacticaseibacillus paracasei subsp. paracasei contains:
- a CDS encoding peptidoglycan D,D-transpeptidase FtsI family protein, which codes for MKYIRTPQPKRNKSQIPFRLNLLFFIAFLLLAALVAQLAYLQILNGPRLAAEVDRTNKTVVTGNVPRGLIFDSKGRALVTNKANNAITYTKSVGAKSQQMYDIANQLAKLIDKPEDNLTKRDYIDYYLAPTKVSKQIVSKLPKKIQDLPTDKADELYKYEVAYVRQHMPTFTATQKEAAGLYKIMNGATQLSTVYLKNQDVTAHEVAVVGERLTQMPGVNLGTDWERSYPNGDSMTSIIGQVSNEKSGLPADQLQAYLANGYARNDRVGTSYLEKAYENVLKGSKSQTQVEIGNNNQIIQSVSKFKGQQGANLNLTIDSDYQKKVEKSLSDTFSSIRSAGAGSLSDGAYAVAMDPNTGRILAMAGQHQDVQTHKVEDDALGVINRAFVVGSAVKGATVLGALQDGVITVNSNTQADTPIYLPGTPVKKSVYPVGTFSSLDAASALEVSSNIYMMWLAMKEGHYAYSPNNYLKLNSDIFSKMRGYFNQFGLGLKTGIDLPGEIAGLEGNTHDSSGNLLVGSALDLSYGNYDNYTLIQMLQYISAIANNGYRMKPFLVNSISQTLSDGSSGPVLTSTQPSVTSKIDNTQDQINLVKQGMWQVVHGTNGWTTATSLNTLNPGVAGKTGTAQGFARESKDSALTETITESFVGYAPAKDPKIAIAVIIPNLKAETTTPYQLQIAKEMFTDFYQMNNIKEDKDYSIHQKTVNG